A portion of the Acidihalobacter yilgarnensis genome contains these proteins:
- a CDS encoding type II toxin-antitoxin system Phd/YefM family antitoxin produces the protein MNIEIGSYEAKTKLPELLRGIRAGNRYTITLRGEAVADLVPAQGNKHSDAVAAVDDMLSYMQAHNSGPGVDLKSLINEGRA, from the coding sequence ATGAACATCGAAATTGGATCTTACGAAGCAAAGACAAAGTTGCCGGAGTTGTTGCGAGGTATCAGGGCTGGCAACCGCTACACCATCACCCTGCGAGGTGAGGCCGTGGCTGACCTTGTGCCGGCGCAAGGCAACAAACATTCGGATGCCGTGGCGGCCGTAGATGACATGCTGTCCTATATGCAGGCTCACAACTCGGGGCCAGGTGTCGATCTGAAGTCACTGATCAACGAGGGGCGTGCGTGA
- a CDS encoding putative bifunctional diguanylate cyclase/phosphodiesterase, with protein MQPYRPLPTSHESPRLKLAWLVGGLTVLAAVLGTSLFGIESWQRTREDIASQLRIQAEFVANSANTLLTSLRVGLPNLAEQLNVATSQPTSADYIALAGYLRSHPYIANLILYGPTGRMLLNTAAPFGTPLPNISPRTREEVRQALRGNGLQLGRTQRGLIYHGWHLTVLYALHSSTGQPIALLQANLPVDLLTGQWASMSLLPETGLGLLRTDGYVLARLPEPGSMTTLYGRRYRGSLVEAVMRHPERLEGPYSGRVEVDGRDRIGAYARLAQIPAVAFVSLPLSRVWSLWWHHLLPILGVGLVSLIGFMALIARLFSRERQHALSLAAERDRHVWIARHDPLTQLPNRVALAEHLTLALARARRRERLLAVGLFDLDDFKDVNDRYGHAGGDRLLRALGDVLRQSMRETDYIVRLGGDEFVLLFEDLEDIDDLMTALERLQQELAEPILIEAGERIVVAASLGLSIYPFDDAEADTLLRHADQALYHSKKHKNTRQHFWALYEHDGEQSKRHLHTRRRLEAGELHVYYQPILDLQTRQIVGVEALARLIDRQTGVISEPAQFLPDLDTSEDQYHLVRQVLRQVDTDVQVWDRAGLSELSVSVNLPPSLLMRGPWLDRLLSTIGEMRLPPHRLILEVLETEGDIPLENTIDSMLALKSRGIRFALDDIGSAYSTLLRLKDLPVDSVKLDQGFVRELCSHPEDLIFIEALMGIAEVLEIDFIAEGVETLSILDALQGLHVPKAQGYAIARPMPGNQFLEWYHHYQPPIEGPNTLLGLYAAHRQRDYFFHHLLTQNPGFLQSSSEESLLGQVIVPGLLERLGHAGSELDVAHHRYHDVLLTILAKEGVSAEKILEFERASATLDALLEDVIRKNALACQA; from the coding sequence TTGCAGCCTTATCGCCCCTTGCCAACATCTCACGAATCGCCTCGCCTCAAATTGGCTTGGCTCGTCGGTGGGTTAACCGTACTTGCCGCTGTGCTGGGTACATCCCTATTTGGGATAGAGTCATGGCAACGGACACGAGAGGATATCGCTTCACAATTGCGCATCCAGGCCGAATTCGTCGCCAATAGCGCCAATACCCTGTTGACATCCCTAAGGGTCGGCCTGCCCAACCTTGCCGAACAGTTGAATGTCGCGACATCTCAACCTACCAGCGCTGACTATATCGCGTTGGCCGGATATTTAAGATCCCACCCCTATATCGCCAACTTGATCTTGTATGGTCCCACCGGGCGGATGCTGCTCAATACTGCAGCGCCTTTCGGCACACCCTTACCAAACATCTCCCCTCGCACTCGGGAAGAAGTGAGGCAAGCCCTGCGGGGTAACGGTTTGCAATTGGGCCGCACACAACGTGGCTTGATCTATCACGGCTGGCACCTCACGGTCCTTTATGCACTGCATTCATCTACGGGTCAGCCAATCGCCCTTTTGCAAGCCAACCTGCCAGTCGATTTGCTCACCGGGCAATGGGCCAGCATGTCGCTGCTCCCCGAGACAGGATTAGGTCTGTTGCGCACGGATGGCTACGTACTGGCACGCTTGCCAGAGCCCGGCTCGATGACCACGCTCTATGGCAGACGGTACCGGGGTAGCCTGGTCGAGGCGGTGATGCGTCATCCTGAGCGATTGGAAGGTCCGTACAGTGGCCGCGTCGAGGTTGATGGCCGTGATCGCATCGGCGCCTATGCACGGCTGGCCCAGATTCCGGCCGTCGCCTTCGTCAGCCTGCCACTATCCCGCGTCTGGTCTCTATGGTGGCATCACCTGCTCCCCATTCTAGGCGTGGGGCTTGTAAGCCTGATCGGTTTCATGGCGCTGATCGCCCGATTGTTCTCACGCGAACGGCAGCATGCCTTGTCGTTGGCCGCAGAACGAGATCGGCATGTCTGGATCGCGCGGCATGATCCCCTCACACAGCTACCCAATCGTGTCGCCTTGGCAGAACATCTGACACTAGCCTTGGCCAGAGCTCGACGCCGGGAGCGCCTATTGGCCGTGGGGCTTTTTGATCTGGACGACTTCAAGGACGTGAACGATCGCTATGGTCATGCCGGTGGCGACCGACTTTTACGGGCACTCGGAGATGTCTTACGGCAAAGCATGCGGGAAACCGACTATATCGTCCGGCTCGGTGGCGATGAATTTGTACTGCTGTTCGAGGACCTTGAAGATATCGACGACCTCATGACCGCATTGGAACGCCTGCAGCAGGAGCTGGCAGAGCCGATCCTGATCGAGGCGGGTGAGCGCATTGTTGTAGCAGCCAGCCTGGGCCTGAGCATCTATCCCTTCGATGATGCGGAGGCCGATACCCTATTGCGCCACGCGGATCAAGCGCTCTACCACAGTAAAAAGCATAAAAATACCCGGCAACATTTCTGGGCCTTGTACGAGCACGATGGGGAGCAAAGCAAGCGACATCTGCATACCCGCAGGCGACTCGAGGCGGGTGAGTTACACGTCTACTATCAACCGATCCTGGACCTGCAAACGCGACAAATTGTCGGCGTCGAAGCCCTGGCGCGACTGATCGACCGCCAAACCGGCGTGATCAGCGAGCCCGCACAATTCTTGCCCGACCTCGATACATCCGAAGACCAATATCATTTGGTCCGACAGGTCTTGAGACAGGTGGATACCGATGTGCAGGTCTGGGATCGGGCTGGGCTCAGCGAATTGAGTGTTTCGGTCAACCTGCCACCCTCATTGCTCATGAGAGGGCCATGGCTTGATCGCCTGCTGAGCACAATCGGCGAGATGCGGTTACCACCTCATCGATTGATTCTGGAGGTGCTTGAAACCGAGGGGGATATCCCTCTGGAAAATACAATCGATAGCATGCTGGCACTCAAATCTCGTGGTATCAGATTTGCCTTGGATGACATCGGCAGCGCCTATTCCACCTTGCTCCGCCTTAAGGACCTGCCCGTGGACAGCGTGAAGCTTGATCAGGGCTTTGTGCGCGAGCTTTGCAGCCATCCAGAGGACCTGATCTTTATCGAGGCGTTGATGGGCATTGCCGAGGTGCTCGAGATCGACTTCATCGCAGAAGGCGTTGAGACCCTGTCGATTCTGGATGCGTTGCAGGGATTACATGTCCCCAAGGCGCAGGGTTATGCGATTGCACGCCCCATGCCCGGCAATCAGTTTCTTGAGTGGTACCACCATTATCAACCGCCCATAGAGGGTCCGAATACCTTATTGGGTCTGTATGCGGCGCATCGTCAGCGGGATTATTTCTTTCACCACTTGCTCACCCAAAATCCAGGCTTTCTGCAGAGTTCGTCAGAGGAATCACTTTTGGGCCAGGTTATTGTACCGGGCCTGCTAGAACGTTTGGGACATGCGGGATCCGAGCTGGATGTGGCGCATCATCGTTACCACGACGTACTTTTGACCATCCTCGCCAAAGAGGGCGTCAGTGCGGAAAAGATACTCGAGTTTGAACGTGCATCCGCAACCCTAGATGCGCTGCTCGAAGATGTAATCCGAAAAAATGCTTTGGCCTGTCAGGCATAG
- a CDS encoding phospholipase D family protein, which yields MKLISSNKKLVRTLSRLIGSHSEATFAVAWASSGNSVFELIQEHSSRITRAVIGTHFYQTHPDVLDAFQGKANARFVLQPSGVFHPKIYLFRSEDQWEALIGSANLTSGALCINSEAMLLIGGAGNDSTSVRDEIVSLIARYWEMAKPIKKSEAAAYREVWSRKQPALRRLAGQYGSSNTEKPLTASSVMSMAWDRYFNAVKADQHHGFENRCELLAAVACAFAKHRTFASMPLPLRKTIAGLPNVHESRWGWFGSMRGAGYYHQAVNENNKHLSKALDEIPLRGTVTRSEYEKYIAEFLNAFPNGRHGVGIASRLLALKRPDQFVCLDSKNQRGLCRDFGIVQSGMNYDRYWGEIIERITDAPWWNSMRPKNAKEAAVWDGRAAMLDAIFYEE from the coding sequence TTGAAGCTGATATCAAGCAACAAGAAACTGGTTCGAACGCTATCGCGCCTGATCGGAAGTCATTCTGAGGCCACATTTGCAGTTGCATGGGCTTCTTCGGGAAACTCCGTTTTTGAACTCATTCAAGAACACTCATCGCGGATTACGCGGGCCGTCATTGGAACCCACTTTTACCAAACGCACCCTGATGTACTCGATGCATTTCAGGGAAAGGCTAACGCCCGGTTTGTGCTTCAGCCGAGTGGTGTATTTCACCCAAAGATCTACCTTTTTCGCAGTGAGGATCAATGGGAAGCGTTGATTGGAAGTGCAAATCTCACATCCGGTGCCCTTTGTATAAACTCAGAAGCCATGTTGCTGATTGGTGGCGCTGGTAACGATTCAACTTCAGTTCGAGATGAAATCGTCAGTCTCATTGCCCGCTACTGGGAAATGGCTAAGCCAATCAAAAAGAGCGAAGCCGCAGCCTACCGCGAGGTATGGAGCCGAAAACAGCCGGCACTCCGCCGTTTGGCGGGGCAGTATGGTTCGAGCAACACTGAGAAGCCGCTTACCGCTTCATCTGTGATGTCAATGGCATGGGATAGATACTTCAACGCAGTGAAGGCCGATCAGCATCATGGCTTTGAGAATCGCTGTGAACTTCTTGCCGCTGTGGCCTGTGCCTTTGCCAAGCATCGGACCTTCGCATCAATGCCTTTACCCTTGCGGAAGACGATTGCCGGATTGCCGAATGTCCATGAGAGCCGGTGGGGTTGGTTCGGAAGCATGCGGGGCGCGGGGTACTACCACCAAGCCGTAAACGAAAACAATAAGCATCTTTCTAAGGCCCTTGACGAGATACCGCTGCGCGGCACGGTCACGCGCTCGGAGTATGAAAAGTACATCGCAGAGTTCCTCAATGCCTTTCCAAATGGAAGACATGGGGTTGGTATCGCTAGTCGCCTTCTGGCATTAAAGCGACCAGATCAATTCGTTTGCCTTGACTCAAAGAACCAACGCGGCCTTTGTCGTGATTTCGGAATCGTTCAAAGTGGAATGAATTACGACAGATATTGGGGTGAAATTATTGAGCGTATTACAGATGCGCCATGGTGGAACTCAATGCGGCCAAAAAACGCCAAGGAAGCTGCCGTCTGGGACGGCCGAGCTGCAATGCTCGATGCGATCTTCTACGAAGAATGA
- a CDS encoding type II toxin-antitoxin system VapC family toxin: MNFVLDASVALLWLAPQTNPAGIEYATSTLGALKQSPAVVPSLFALEISNVVAKLESKAVVTEADSQRYIAVLERLNISVDQATAAQALGDTLNLARRYKLSSYDAAYLELSLRTGLPLATLDADLEKATTAAGVSIFGAQNSNQST; encoded by the coding sequence GTGAATTTTGTTCTCGATGCGTCAGTGGCGCTGCTATGGTTGGCACCGCAGACCAACCCGGCTGGAATCGAGTACGCGACCTCTACGCTGGGCGCCCTCAAACAATCACCGGCAGTCGTGCCCTCTTTGTTTGCACTAGAGATTTCCAACGTGGTTGCCAAGCTCGAATCTAAAGCGGTTGTGACCGAAGCCGACTCGCAGCGATACATTGCGGTGCTTGAGCGCCTTAACATCTCAGTTGACCAAGCCACAGCCGCACAGGCTCTGGGCGATACATTGAATCTCGCCCGCCGTTATAAATTGTCGTCCTACGATGCGGCTTATCTGGAATTGTCACTACGGACAGGCTTGCCGTTGGCAACACTTGATGCAGATTTGGAGAAGGCCACCACAGCTGCAGGCGTTTCAATTTTTGGCGCTCAGAATTCCAACCAAAGTACTTGA
- a CDS encoding helix-turn-helix domain-containing protein, translating to MFNPERLSIARKRRQLTKKSLAEKAGISQLTLTRIETGQTQDPEEETVAALARVLAYPASFFYLGDCEELPPEAVSFRSLSSLTAKQRDSALSAGAIAHLLDDWVTERFNLPQPNLLDLRHEDPEAAAIALRRHWGIGSKPIPHLVKLLEAKGVRVFSLAENTKNVDAFSCWRNGVPYVFLNTFKSAERSRFDAAHEIGHLVLHLHGGTSGREVEREADQFASAFLIPRDDFVAHVPMVRSLEQLLTHKSRWGVSVAALARTAFEAGVLSDWHYRELCKQISYRGYRTQEPLPMQREESVLWKKVFEELWKDRLTRDHVAAQLDVPSDEISSLVGGLLGSGSNLSSSRKEPFRLRAV from the coding sequence ATGTTTAATCCTGAGCGATTGTCGATTGCTAGAAAGAGGCGTCAGCTAACGAAGAAATCCTTAGCCGAAAAGGCTGGCATTTCACAGCTGACGCTTACTCGAATTGAGACAGGTCAAACACAAGACCCGGAGGAAGAGACGGTTGCCGCGTTGGCACGGGTGCTGGCGTATCCTGCGAGCTTCTTCTACTTAGGAGATTGTGAGGAGCTTCCTCCAGAGGCGGTTAGTTTTAGAAGCCTGTCATCACTTACTGCTAAACAACGAGATTCTGCTTTGTCCGCTGGTGCGATAGCGCACTTACTGGATGACTGGGTTACTGAGCGATTCAATCTTCCTCAACCAAATCTTCTAGATCTCAGGCATGAGGATCCAGAGGCCGCCGCCATTGCTTTGCGTCGTCATTGGGGGATTGGATCAAAGCCGATTCCCCATTTGGTCAAGCTCCTTGAAGCGAAAGGCGTAAGAGTCTTTTCGTTGGCAGAAAACACTAAGAATGTTGATGCTTTTTCTTGCTGGAGAAATGGTGTCCCGTATGTTTTCTTAAACACTTTCAAATCTGCCGAGCGAAGTCGTTTTGATGCTGCACACGAAATTGGGCACTTAGTGCTGCATCTTCATGGGGGCACAAGTGGTCGAGAGGTCGAAAGGGAAGCGGATCAGTTTGCGTCTGCATTCCTGATTCCTCGCGATGACTTTGTTGCTCACGTTCCCATGGTTCGCTCGCTGGAGCAGCTTCTTACCCATAAGAGTCGGTGGGGGGTATCTGTTGCCGCCCTAGCCAGAACCGCATTCGAAGCTGGTGTGCTTTCTGATTGGCACTATCGAGAATTATGCAAGCAGATCAGTTATCGAGGTTACCGAACGCAGGAACCTTTACCAATGCAGCGAGAAGAATCTGTTTTATGGAAAAAGGTTTTTGAGGAGCTATGGAAAGATCGACTCACAAGGGACCATGTCGCTGCTCAACTCGATGTTCCAAGTGATGAAATTTCATCTCTTGTGGGAGGTTTGCTTGGGTCAGGCAGCAATCTCAGTTCCTCGCGTAAGGAACCTTTCAGATTGAGGGCTGTGTAG
- a CDS encoding type II toxin-antitoxin system RelE/ParE family toxin, which translates to MSYTVKLLGEFEDWLKSLKDGRTKLRLSKRLRKVQLGNLSDVAPVGEGVFEMREHFGPGWRMYYILRGETVIVMLAGGNKSTQQADIRRATTLAKSLED; encoded by the coding sequence ATGTCCTATACGGTGAAACTTCTCGGCGAGTTCGAGGACTGGCTCAAAAGTCTGAAGGACGGGCGAACCAAGCTGCGACTTAGCAAACGTCTACGCAAAGTTCAGTTGGGTAACTTGAGCGATGTGGCGCCGGTGGGCGAAGGCGTATTTGAGATGCGCGAGCACTTCGGACCAGGCTGGCGCATGTACTACATCCTGCGCGGCGAGACCGTGATTGTGATGCTTGCCGGCGGTAACAAGTCCACTCAGCAAGCCGACATCCGTCGTGCCACCACGCTGGCGAAGTCCCTGGAGGATTAA
- a CDS encoding type II toxin-antitoxin system Phd/YefM family antitoxin, whose amino-acid sequence MDAITYSYTRQHLAKVMNQVDDDRTPVLITRQNGKPVVMMSLQDFNALEETAYLMRSPRNAKRLLASIEQLATNGGKARSLVDAD is encoded by the coding sequence ATGGACGCTATCACCTACAGCTATACCCGCCAGCATTTGGCGAAGGTCATGAATCAAGTTGACGATGATCGCACGCCTGTACTGATTACACGCCAGAACGGAAAGCCCGTGGTGATGATGTCACTGCAGGACTTTAACGCGCTGGAAGAAACCGCCTATCTGATGCGTAGCCCAAGAAACGCCAAACGTTTGTTAGCCTCCATAGAACAACTGGCCACCAATGGAGGGAAGGCAAGAAGCCTCGTCGATGCCGATTAA
- a CDS encoding methyl-accepting chemotaxis protein: MKKNFPINRTEHTFRPDELLISSTDLAGVIRYSNEAFAKVAGFPVNELIGKSHNVVRHPSMPQAAFSDLWASIKAGRPWMGLVQNRSKDGGFYWVDAYITPVYEKGSCIGYESVRVRPQSEDRARAENLYKRLGPAATRDGTGVSSEQAGKVAAKLGQVRWLDSVLNRMQLTGALASLLIVALTLLPFSRTMLTIGDVLVGILSVFFAWFFSRPLRKVDHWIRQEVVDNPIMQAVYSGQKGEPGRIELAIRLLQAGQHTILGRLGEEAEKLREAAEASALELGRVVEQVNLQHNQTDQLATAMNEMAATFLEVARNTTAAADAAQKSRRETENGTRVANDFSAVIGQIAEQITFAAGAMEQLLANSESIYKVTDLITKISEQTNLLALNASIEAARAGEHGRGFAVVASEVSDLAKKTNQATKDIRAQLGEFKKTLSNSAENMRTSRAMSDEGVQRVGDVTAALSAISEAVETISSMSTQIATATEEQSAVAEEINQNVVHIRDGAVRINDSAIKSRDLSDDLITLSGDLDSLVSRFKRVR, from the coding sequence GTGAAAAAAAACTTCCCAATCAACCGCACCGAGCACACCTTTAGACCGGATGAACTACTGATTTCATCTACCGATCTCGCTGGTGTTATTCGCTACAGCAACGAAGCATTCGCCAAAGTTGCTGGCTTTCCGGTCAATGAATTGATAGGTAAAAGTCATAACGTCGTCCGCCATCCGAGCATGCCGCAGGCGGCCTTTTCTGATCTGTGGGCATCCATCAAGGCCGGGCGCCCATGGATGGGGTTGGTACAGAATCGCAGCAAGGACGGAGGCTTTTACTGGGTCGATGCATACATCACACCGGTTTACGAAAAGGGCTCTTGCATTGGCTACGAGTCGGTCCGTGTACGACCCCAATCGGAAGATCGGGCGCGGGCTGAAAATCTGTATAAGCGTCTAGGTCCTGCGGCTACCCGAGACGGCACCGGGGTTTCATCTGAGCAGGCCGGCAAGGTTGCTGCAAAGCTGGGTCAGGTGCGTTGGCTGGACAGTGTGCTGAATCGCATGCAGCTCACGGGAGCCTTGGCATCACTGCTGATCGTGGCACTGACGTTGCTGCCATTCTCGCGCACCATGCTGACGATCGGTGATGTGCTGGTCGGCATCCTCAGCGTTTTTTTTGCCTGGTTTTTTTCCCGGCCCTTGAGAAAAGTGGATCACTGGATTCGGCAAGAGGTGGTCGACAACCCGATTATGCAGGCGGTCTACAGCGGACAGAAAGGAGAACCTGGGCGGATCGAACTTGCGATTCGCCTTCTGCAGGCCGGTCAACACACAATCCTCGGTCGATTGGGCGAAGAAGCCGAGAAGTTACGCGAGGCTGCAGAGGCCTCCGCCCTGGAGTTGGGGCGCGTAGTTGAACAGGTCAATCTTCAGCACAACCAAACCGACCAGCTGGCGACTGCCATGAACGAAATGGCAGCCACTTTCCTTGAGGTCGCGCGTAATACGACTGCAGCGGCTGATGCGGCTCAAAAGTCCAGGAGAGAGACAGAAAATGGCACGCGTGTGGCCAACGACTTTTCAGCCGTGATCGGACAGATTGCAGAACAGATTACCTTTGCGGCGGGCGCAATGGAACAACTTCTGGCCAATAGCGAAAGCATCTACAAAGTAACGGATCTCATTACCAAGATATCCGAGCAAACTAATCTGCTAGCACTCAATGCCTCGATCGAGGCGGCGCGGGCCGGTGAACATGGGCGTGGGTTTGCAGTCGTGGCTAGTGAAGTGAGCGATCTCGCCAAGAAAACGAATCAAGCAACCAAAGACATACGCGCGCAGCTGGGAGAGTTCAAGAAAACACTCAGTAACAGTGCAGAGAACATGCGCACCAGCCGTGCAATGTCGGATGAAGGTGTCCAGCGGGTCGGGGATGTGACCGCGGCCTTATCGGCCATTTCAGAGGCAGTCGAGACAATCAGTAGCATGAGCACACAAATCGCCACGGCCACAGAAGAGCAGAGTGCGGTTGCGGAAGAGATTAATCAGAATGTGGTTCATATTCGCGATGGGGCGGTACGCATAAACGATTCGGCCATAAAATCTCGCGATCTGTCTGACGACTTGATTACCCTCTCCGGCGATTTGGACTCGCTGGTCTCTCGCTTCAAAAGAGTTCGCTAG
- a CDS encoding integration host factor subunit beta: MTRAELISVIAKKHEYLKNTNDVDLAVKCLLEQMSAALESGDRIEIRGFGSFSVRYNLPRIGRNPRDGSEVSVPGKHAPHFKPGKELRDRVNYM; this comes from the coding sequence ATGACAAGAGCCGAACTGATCAGTGTCATCGCCAAAAAACATGAGTATTTGAAGAATACAAACGATGTCGACCTTGCGGTAAAGTGCCTGTTGGAGCAAATGAGTGCAGCGCTCGAATCGGGCGATCGAATAGAGATTCGTGGATTCGGTAGCTTTTCCGTGCGTTATAACCTGCCTCGTATCGGTCGAAATCCAAGGGACGGCTCTGAGGTCTCGGTGCCCGGTAAACACGCGCCACACTTCAAACCCGGGAAGGAATTGCGAGACCGTGTCAATTACATGTAA
- a CDS encoding Txe/YoeB family addiction module toxin, translated as MPIKFSDEAWEDYLFWQANDKAVLKRINRLIQAIQRSPFEGIGKPEALRHNLSGFWSRRINDEHRLVYAIQGNSILIAQCRYHY; from the coding sequence ATGCCGATTAAATTCTCCGATGAGGCTTGGGAGGACTACCTGTTCTGGCAGGCAAACGACAAAGCCGTTCTTAAGCGCATTAACCGATTGATTCAGGCGATTCAGCGTTCGCCTTTCGAGGGGATTGGGAAACCCGAGGCGCTAAGGCATAATCTCTCTGGGTTCTGGTCACGTCGGATCAACGATGAGCATCGTCTTGTCTATGCCATCCAGGGAAATTCGATATTGATCGCCCAGTGTCGCTATCATTACTAA
- a CDS encoding addiction module antidote protein, with amino-acid sequence MTQRIKISELPEFDVSEYLNNDEDVAEYLTAILEENDPALLAAALGDIARARGMSQVAKDSGIAREALYKALRPGSEPRFETISRVCTALGVRLVVQPTHVAHTDMPQESA; translated from the coding sequence ATGACCCAAAGAATCAAGATTTCCGAACTGCCCGAGTTTGATGTGTCGGAGTACTTAAATAACGACGAGGATGTGGCGGAATACCTGACGGCCATTCTCGAAGAGAATGACCCAGCCCTACTGGCTGCAGCCCTCGGCGACATTGCTCGCGCACGTGGGATGTCTCAGGTTGCAAAGGATTCCGGCATTGCACGCGAAGCGCTATATAAGGCGCTTCGACCTGGCAGCGAGCCGCGTTTCGAGACTATTAGCCGTGTTTGCACGGCCTTGGGCGTCCGTCTGGTCGTGCAGCCGACGCACGTCGCGCACACCGATATGCCCCAAGAGTCAGCCTGA
- a CDS encoding type II toxin-antitoxin system VapC family toxin, which translates to MLLVDTNVLVDVLEDDPEWADWSIGQLRAQSKIHRLAINAIIYSELSLTFSTTEALDRAVDDLGLAMIEIPRPALFLAGKAFVRYRRQGGKKNNVLADFFIGAHAAVAGYPVLTRDTQRYSTYFTGVTLVSPASGTGKQ; encoded by the coding sequence ATGCTGCTGGTCGATACCAATGTGTTGGTCGACGTTCTGGAGGACGATCCGGAATGGGCGGACTGGTCCATCGGCCAACTCCGGGCACAGTCCAAAATTCACCGCCTTGCCATTAACGCGATCATCTATTCGGAACTGTCGCTGACCTTCTCGACGACCGAAGCCCTGGATCGTGCCGTCGATGACCTGGGCCTGGCGATGATCGAAATTCCTCGGCCCGCACTATTCCTGGCCGGCAAGGCCTTCGTGCGCTACCGCCGGCAAGGTGGCAAGAAGAACAACGTACTGGCCGACTTCTTCATTGGTGCACACGCCGCTGTGGCAGGCTACCCCGTGTTGACCCGCGACACTCAGCGATATTCCACGTATTTCACCGGAGTCACCCTGGTCAGCCCGGCATCCGGGACAGGCAAGCAGTAA
- a CDS encoding type II toxin-antitoxin system VapC family toxin has translation MRTACRNRALSGYPAASARKARRRAFQRLASPACTDSDSGLRYRNRRTCGRAPSQADGCALSTLGALKQSPAVVPSLFALEVSNVVAKLESKAVVTETDSQRYIAVLERLNISVDQATAAQALGDTLNLARRYKFSSYDAAYLELSLRTGLPLATLDAGLEKAATAAGVSIFGAQNSNQST, from the coding sequence ATGAGGACAGCGTGTAGAAACCGAGCACTTTCGGGCTACCCGGCTGCGTCAGCACGAAAGGCGCGGCGACGCGCTTTTCAGCGTCTTGCCTCGCCTGCTTGCACAGATAGCGATTCAGGTCTTCGTTACCGCAATCGAAGGACTTGCGGTCGTGCGCCTTCTCAAGCGGATGGATGTGCTCTCTCTACGCTGGGTGCCCTCAAACAATCACCGGCAGTCGTGCCCTCTCTGTTTGCACTAGAGGTTTCCAACGTGGTTGCCAAGCTTGAATCTAAAGCGGTTGTGACCGAAACCGACTCGCAGCGGTACATTGCGGTGCTTGAGCGCCTTAACATCTCAGTTGACCAAGCCACAGCAGCACAGGCCCTGGGCGATACATTGAATCTCGCTCGCCGTTATAAATTCTCGTCCTACGATGCGGCTTATCTGGAGTTGTCACTACGGACAGGCTTGCCGTTGGCAACACTTGATGCAGGCTTGGAGAAGGCCGCCACAGCCGCAGGCGTTTCAATTTTTGGCGCTCAGAATTCCAACCAAAGTACTTGA
- a CDS encoding AbrB/MazE/SpoVT family DNA-binding domain-containing protein produces MATTLTSKGQVTIPKQIRDALNLAPGSSVEFAVNKEGEVVIHKVGGRPSRKPDRFEAARGKADVKWRTDDLMALLRRDA; encoded by the coding sequence ATGGCAACAACGCTCACCAGCAAGGGTCAGGTCACCATCCCGAAGCAGATCCGCGACGCGCTCAACCTAGCGCCGGGTTCGTCGGTGGAATTCGCCGTCAACAAAGAGGGTGAGGTGGTCATTCACAAGGTCGGTGGCCGCCCCAGCCGCAAGCCGGATCGTTTCGAGGCTGCACGAGGCAAGGCCGACGTAAAGTGGCGCACTGATGATTTGATGGCTCTGCTGCGCCGTGATGCGTGA